One window of the Chrysiogenia bacterium genome contains the following:
- a CDS encoding ABC transporter permease, translating into MIARLKKNPIALASACFIALALFVALFAEWLAPYSYGGLYPDAILLPPDGGHLFGTDRLGRDLLSRVLYGTRVSVLIGVTAALGSSVIGFFYGALAGLAGKRTEGALMRVVDAVYGLPELLLIVLLSLIFGRGPLSLAMALAMVGWTRIARIVRGEVLRIRVQQYYESSLALGVGFWRRLIRYVLPNLLSPLLVATTLSIPLAILTESVISFIGLGINDPYSAWGTSWGTLAREGWQGLRTYPHLLLFPSLAIFATALSFNLLGDWLRDELDPRTRPTQ; encoded by the coding sequence ATGATTGCGCGCCTGAAAAAGAACCCGATCGCTCTTGCGAGCGCGTGCTTCATCGCGCTGGCACTCTTTGTCGCGCTCTTTGCCGAGTGGCTCGCCCCCTATTCCTATGGTGGCCTCTATCCCGATGCGATTCTGCTGCCGCCGGATGGGGGGCATCTCTTCGGGACCGACCGTCTGGGTCGCGACCTTCTCTCGCGGGTGCTCTATGGAACGCGGGTCTCAGTGCTCATCGGCGTCACGGCGGCGCTGGGCTCCTCGGTCATCGGCTTCTTCTACGGCGCCCTGGCCGGGCTTGCAGGCAAACGCACGGAGGGCGCGCTCATGCGCGTCGTCGACGCCGTCTACGGCCTGCCCGAGCTGCTGCTCATCGTGCTGCTCTCGCTCATCTTCGGACGCGGGCCGCTCTCGCTCGCCATGGCGCTGGCAATGGTGGGCTGGACGCGCATTGCCCGCATCGTGCGCGGCGAGGTGCTGCGCATCCGGGTGCAGCAATACTACGAGTCCTCCCTCGCGCTGGGCGTTGGTTTCTGGCGGCGGCTCATTCGCTACGTGCTTCCCAATTTACTTAGCCCGCTGCTCGTCGCGACGACGCTCTCCATTCCGCTGGCGATCCTGACCGAGTCGGTGATCTCTTTTATCGGCCTGGGGATCAACGATCCCTACAGCGCGTGGGGCACGAGCTGGGGAACGCTCGCACGCGAGGGCTGGCAGGGGCTTCGCACTTATCCTCACCTGCTGCTCTTCCCGAGCCTCGCGATCTTTGCCACCGCGCTCTCGTTCAACCTGCTGGGCGACTGGCTCCGCGACGAACTCGATCCGCGCACGCGCCCAACCCAATGA
- a CDS encoding ABC transporter permease, producing MSAYLARRALSGAIVILAVAAVTFGLLRLVPGGPFTSEKDLPPQVLENLNARYGLDDPLPVQLGRVLIGVPTLDFGNSMKFRERSVREVLAQVGPVSLHLGLQAFAIALVLGLGVGFVSAWRRAERGRAGTGDQALQALVTVGIALPSFVVGGILIYLFAFQWPVLPPARWEGPLHTILPSLTLAAAPAAYIARLSRSSLLDTLSEPFVRTARAKGLTELAVVVRHAIPGALYTVITVLGPLLAALVTGSFIVELIFGIPGMGRFFVTSVTDRDYTVILGITVLYTAVIVGANLIVDLLYALVDPRVRVGEQGGESA from the coding sequence GTGAGCGCCTACCTGGCACGCCGCGCGCTCTCGGGCGCGATCGTCATCCTCGCGGTGGCGGCGGTGACCTTCGGCCTGCTGCGCCTGGTGCCCGGCGGGCCTTTCACCTCGGAAAAAGACCTGCCCCCGCAGGTGCTCGAAAACCTCAATGCCCGCTACGGGCTCGATGACCCGCTTCCCGTGCAGCTCGGCCGCGTGCTCATCGGCGTGCCGACTCTCGATTTTGGAAATTCCATGAAATTTCGCGAGCGCAGCGTCCGCGAAGTTCTCGCGCAGGTGGGCCCGGTCAGCCTGCACCTTGGACTGCAGGCCTTCGCCATTGCACTCGTGCTGGGACTTGGCGTCGGCTTTGTGAGCGCCTGGCGAAGGGCCGAGCGCGGCCGGGCCGGTACGGGCGACCAGGCCCTCCAGGCGCTGGTTACCGTGGGCATCGCCCTGCCGAGCTTCGTGGTGGGCGGCATCCTGATCTACCTCTTTGCCTTCCAGTGGCCGGTGCTGCCGCCTGCCAGGTGGGAGGGACCGCTCCACACGATCCTGCCCTCGCTCACCCTGGCAGCGGCGCCGGCGGCCTACATTGCGCGGCTCTCACGCAGCTCGCTGCTCGATACCCTTTCCGAGCCCTTCGTGCGCACCGCGCGGGCCAAGGGCCTCACCGAGCTCGCGGTCGTCGTGCGCCACGCCATCCCGGGCGCCCTCTACACCGTCATCACGGTGCTGGGCCCCCTGCTGGCCGCGCTGGTGACGGGCTCGTTCATCGTCGAGCTGATCTTCGGCATTCCCGGCATGGGGCGCTTCTTTGTCACCAGCGTGACCGACCGCGATTACACGGTGATCCTGGGCATCACGGTGCTCTACACCGCCGTCATCGTGGGAGCGAACCTCATCGTGGACCTGCTCTACGCACTCGTCGATCCGCGCGTGCGCGTTGGTGAGCAGGGCGGAGAGAGCGCATGA
- the nfi gene encoding deoxyribonuclease V (cleaves DNA at apurinic or apyrimidinic sites), which yields MKLKQLHEWDLSIAQARQVQERLARRVRQTPLTKEVRHIAGTDVSYHRPSGLFVAGVVVLRWPSLETIETQVAAGETPFPYVPGYLSFREIPPLALALEKVRTRVDLMVCDGQGLAHPRGLGLASHLGLLTGLPTIGCAKSRLCGEHREPAARRGSSVALNYRGETLGRVLRTRDGVRPLFVSVGHNITLAEAEKWVLRLANRTRIPEPTKRADHLVGLEMRKLQNL from the coding sequence ATGAAACTCAAGCAGCTCCACGAGTGGGACCTCAGCATTGCCCAGGCGCGGCAGGTGCAGGAGCGCCTGGCCCGTAGGGTTCGACAAACACCGCTGACCAAAGAAGTCCGCCACATCGCGGGCACGGACGTCTCCTACCACCGCCCCTCGGGACTTTTCGTCGCGGGCGTGGTGGTGCTCCGCTGGCCGAGTCTCGAGACCATCGAGACCCAGGTCGCCGCCGGGGAAACTCCGTTCCCCTACGTGCCGGGCTATCTCTCGTTTCGCGAGATCCCGCCGCTGGCGCTCGCGCTCGAAAAAGTGCGCACCCGCGTCGACCTGATGGTCTGCGACGGGCAGGGCCTCGCCCACCCGCGCGGCCTGGGGCTGGCATCGCATCTGGGACTGCTCACGGGCCTTCCCACCATCGGCTGCGCCAAGAGCCGCCTGTGCGGGGAGCACCGCGAACCCGCCGCCCGGCGCGGCTCCAGCGTGGCACTCAACTACAGGGGAGAGACTCTCGGCCGCGTCCTGCGCACCCGCGACGGGGTGCGCCCGCTCTTCGTCTCGGTGGGACACAACATCACGCTGGCTGAAGCTGAGAAGTGGGTACTGCGCCTGGCCAATCGCACGCGCATCCCCGAGCCTACCAAGCGGGCCGATCATCTTGTCGGATTGGAAATGCGCAAATTACAGAATTTGTAG